In one Dermacentor albipictus isolate Rhodes 1998 colony unplaced genomic scaffold, USDA_Dalb.pri_finalv2 scaffold_11, whole genome shotgun sequence genomic region, the following are encoded:
- the LOC139051301 gene encoding transcription factor Adf-1-like codes for MEPKAARLEFNDKLISAVQKRAILWDCSRYDYKDQRKKAQAWEEVAAEIGCDLQEKNLQARWKSLRDTFTKKYRVHKHGAPSGSGASDAKGINDASVSWPYFTLLKFLKDQAEVASTISNISQPAATETAEEVFERLYNTGGAQEEQEDEICSAPTSFVEESSVEARTSNSDDTAALHSSSIKLVSEPPRRRRAQKANRGTWEQELDRVDAQIVANSDKGALYGQLLAEKFRSCPKRLKSQMELELLDFLKKYTFEEPQ; via the exons atggaacccaaagcggcgcggctggaatttaacgacaagttaatttcggctgttcagaagcgtgccatcctgtgggacTGCAGTCGCTATGACTACAAAGATCAAAGAAAGAAGGCTCAGGCGTGGGAAGAAGTTGCCGCCGAAATAGGATGCGACCTGCAAG AAAAAAATCTACAGGCTAGGTGGAAGAGCCTGCGGGATACATTCACCAAAAAGTACCGGGTGCACAAACACGGCGCCCCGAGTGGCTCAGGTGCAAGTGACGCGAAGGGAATCAATGATGCAAGCGTGAGCTGGCCTTATTTCACCTTGCTGAAGTTCTTAAAAGATCAGGCGGAAGTGGCCAG TACCATATCCAACATTTCTCAGCCGGCTGCGACTGAAACCGCTGAGGAAGTGTTCGAGAGATTGTACAACACTGGAG GAGCGCAGGAAGAACAAGAGGACGAGATTTGCAGTGCCCCTACAAGCTTCGTAGAAGAAAGTAGTGTTGAGGCAAGGACGTCGAATAGTGACGACACAGCAGCATTACACTCCAGCTCCATAAAACTTGTATCAGAACCTCCGAGGAGGAGGCGAGCCCAGAAGGCAAACAGGGGTACGTGGGAACAAGAACTGGACAGAGTTGACGCCCAAATAGTCGCTAACAGCGACAAAGGAGCCTTGTACGGACAGCTGTTGGCAGAAAAGTTTCGCTCTTGCCCTAAAAGGCTAAAGTCACAAATGGAACTTGAACTCTtagattttttaaagaaatacacGTTCGAAGAACCTCAATAA
- the LOC135903496 gene encoding uncharacterized protein produces the protein MALIRSLLLQKKKLLLMKLIELQRKKRQRKHWVHQVWQQRKKEGEYHTAFQVMKKDADPTMFFRYYRMTPPKFNELHELVKSDLVKSFLCREPLCSEERLAITLRYLSSGSAIKQIAMNFRVAPSTCRVVIHHTCKVLWRHLQSLYLPEPGLAQWQNIAEKFSRRWNFPNCIGAVDGKHIQIKAPPNSGSKYFNYKGTFSIVLMAIVDASYRFIMVDVGAAGRHSDGGVFKASSFGRQLGNEDLNLPVPARLPNSNNVAPHVFVGDEAFQLRPDFLRPYPGKHLTPTQRVFNYRLSRARRIVENAFGILAARWRVLLGRINLLPDNATYVVLACCVLHNFLCAASEATYCPPGYADVEDDYGNIVPAQWRTEIQRRDLLDLEATPSRNYSASAAATRNMFAQYFMNEGAVTWQWAHTGLPPPQKT, from the exons ATGGCTCTTATTCGGAGCCTCCTCCTTCAGAAGAAGAAATTATTGTTAATGAAGTTAATagaacttcaaagaaaaaaaaggcagcgtAAACACTGGGTGCACCAGGTATGgcaacagagaaaaaaagaaggagagtACCACACCGCG TTCCAAGTCATGAAAAAGGACGCAGACCCCACCATGTTTTTCAGATACTATAGAATGACACCACCCAAGTTCAACGAACTGCACGAACTGGTGAAAAGCGACTTGGTGAAGTCGTTCTTGTGTCGCGAACCTTTGTGTTCTGAAGAAAGGCTGGCCATCACCCTCAG GTACCTCTCCTCAGGGAGTGCAATCAAGCAGATTGCAATGAATTTCAGAGTTGCGCCATCAACATGTCGTGTCGTCATTCACCACACCTGCAAAGTTCTCTGGCGGCACTTACAGTCGCTGTACCTACCT GAGCCAGGACTTGCCCAATGGCAAAACATCGCTGAGAAATTCAGCAGGCGCTGGAATTTCCCCAATTGCATCGGGGCAGTCGATGGCAAGCACATCCAAATTAAGGCGCCACCAAACTCTGGCAGCAAATATTTTAACTACAAG GGCACATTCTCTATCGTGTTGATGGCGATTGTTGACGCCAGCTACCGCTTCATCATGGTCGACGTTGGGGCTGCAGGCCGGCACAGTGACGGGGGTGTGTTCAAGGCAAGTTCATTCGGAAGGCAGCTTGGAAATGAAGACCTGAACCTCCCAGTACCAGCACGTCTCCCAAACAGCAACAACGTTGCACCTCACGTGTTTGTTGGGGACGAGGCATTCCAGCTTCGACCTGATTTCCTGCGCCCGTACCCAGGAAAACACCTGACGCCGACCCAGAGGGTCTTCAACTACAGGCTGAGCAGAGCAAG GCGCATCGTCGAAAATGCTTTTGGCATTCTGGCTGCACGATGGCGAGTTCTACTTGGCCGCATCAACCTACTGCCCGACAATGCAACTTATGTTGTCCTGGCGTGCTGTGTGCTCCACAACTTTCTGTGTGCGGCAAGTGAGGCAACGTACTGTCCGCCAGGCTATGCAGATGTGGAGGACGACTATGGCAACATTGTTCCAGCTCAATGGAGGACTGAAATCCAGAGGAGAGACTTGCTTGACTTGGAAGCAACACCGTCAAGGAACTATAGTGCGAGTGCTGCGGCAACAAGAAACATGTTCGCGCAGTACTTCATGAATGAAGGTGCTGTGACGTGGCAGTGGGCGCATACTGGCCTCCCACCACCTCAAAAAACTTAG